One segment of Brassica napus cultivar Da-Ae unplaced genomic scaffold, Da-Ae ScsIHWf_2022;HRSCAF=2671, whole genome shotgun sequence DNA contains the following:
- the LOC106347492 gene encoding LOW QUALITY PROTEIN: serine carboxypeptidase-like 48 (The sequence of the model RefSeq protein was modified relative to this genomic sequence to represent the inferred CDS: inserted 1 base in 1 codon) — MDSRTSFLTLFLCIFLFSHFTPSNSKPVTNDPLSFSSSASLPTLTAERLIKGFNLMPTRDVNVIPEDGSEAPRLVERNFDLPATIDRRDSGGSPSLQDFGHHAGYYKLPNSKAARMFYFFFESRSNKADPVVIWLTGGPGCSSELALFYENGPFTVSNNSSLAWNDFGWDKASNLIYVDQPVGTGFSYTSDESDLRHDEDGVSNDLYDFLQAFFKEHPQFVKNDFYITGESYAGHYIPALASRVHRGNKNKEGTHINLKGFAIGNGLTNPEIQYAAYADYALDMKLISQSDHDNLNRDYXNCQQSIKECSADGGGEACASSYIVCNNIFQKIMNIAGNVNYYDVRKQCKGSLCYDFSNMEKFLNQKSVRTALGVGDIEFVSCSTAVYDAMQLDWMRNLEVGIPALLEDGIKMLIYAGEYDLICNWLGNSKWVHEMEWSGRKEFVAAATVPFNVDNREAGLMKNHGSLTFLKVHDAGHMVPMDQPKAALQMLKDWMQGKLGTPTGRTARQ; from the exons atggactcGAGAACATCATTTCTCACATTGTTCCTCTGTATATTCCTTTTCTCTCATTTCACCCCCTCAAATTCCAAACCTGTCACAAACGACCCTTTATCATTCTCTTCGTCGGCGAGTTTGCCCACTCTTACGGCGGAGAGGTTAATCAAAGGTTTCAACTTGATGCCTACCCGTGATGTCAATGTCATCCCTGAAGACGGTTCTGAGGCTCCGAGACTCGTCGAGAGAAACTTTGATTTACCGGCGACCATTGACCGTCGTGACTCCGGCGGTTCTCCTTCGCTTCAGGATTTTGGTCACCATGCTGGTTACTACAAACTTCCTAATTCAAAAGCAGCCAG GATGTTCTATTTCTTCTTCGAGTCAAGAAGCAACAAAGCAGACCCTGTGGTGATTTGGCTAACCGGTGGACCCGGTTGCAGTAGCGAACTGGCTCTGTTCTATGAGAACGGACCGTTCACCGTCTCCAACAACTCATCTCTTGCTTGGAACGATTTCGGTTGGGACAAG gCATCAAATCTAATCTACGTGGACCAACCGGTAGGGACTGGTTTTAGTTACACATCGGACGAAAGTGATCTCCGACATGATGAGGATGGTGTCAGTAATGACCTTTACGACTTCTTACAA GCATTTTTCAAAGAACATCCACAGTTCGTGAAGAATGATTTTTACATTACTGGTGAATCCTACGCCGGACATTACATTCCGGCATTGGCTTCAAGAGTTCACCGTGGAAACAAGAACAAGGAAGGAACTCACATCAACCTTAAG GGCTTTGCGATTGGTAATGGTTTGACCAACCCAGAGATCCAATATGCTGCATACGCGGATTACGCGCTAGACATGAAGTTGATCTCACAATCTGATCACGATAACCTCAACCGTGATT GAAACTGCCAACAATCCATCAAAGAATGCA GCGCTGATGGAGGTGGTGAAGCTTGTGCGTCTTCTTACATTGTCTGCAACAACATATTCCAAAAGATCATGAATATCGCTGGAAACGTAAAC TATTACGACGTGAGGAAACAATGTAAAGGAAGCTTATGCTATGATTTCTCGAACATGGAGAAGTTCTTGAACCAGAAATCCGTTCGCACGGCATTAGGTGTTGGAGATATCGAGTTTGTGTCTTGCAGTACTGCCGTCTATGATGCAATGCAGCTGGATTGGATGCGAAATCTTGAGGTCGGGATTCCCGCTCTCCTCGAAGATGGAATCAAGATGCTTATCTATGCTGGAGAATACGATCTCATCTGCAATTGGCTTG GAAACTCGAAATGGGTTCACGAGATGGAATGGTCGGGCCGAAAGGAGTTTGTAGCAGCTGCAACTGTTCCATTCAATGTAGATAATAGAGAAGCCGGTTTAATGAAGAACCACGGTTCACTCACTTTCCTCAAG GTCCACGATGCTGGACACATGGTTCCAATGGATCAGCCAAAAGCGGCATTGCAAATGCTTAAGGATTGGATGCAAGGAAAGCTCGGTACACCCACCGGTCGGACCGCTCGCCAGTGA
- the LOC125599858 gene encoding uncharacterized protein LOC125599858: MTVLKRYVLRLFMSIKYITANVVDRNNGRVVTTASTVEHAVKNSLECGRTCNAKAAAIVGEVLAMRLKVEGLQDGQGRGIHADVKKEIEKKGFKSRTKVWAVINSLKNNGVTLILDDYDADDDKDYRDRSYEGHR; the protein is encoded by the coding sequence ATGACGGTTCTCAAAAGGTACGTCCTGAGGCTGTTCATGTCCATCAAGTACATAACAGCAAACGTAGTGGACAGAAACAACGGGAGAGTAGTGACAACAGCTTCAACAGTAGAGCACGCAGTCAAGAACTCACTAGAGTGTGGCCGTACTTGCAATGCCAAAGCAGCTGCTATTGTTGGAGAGGTTTTGGCGATGAGGTTGAAAGTAGAAGGGCTCCAAGATGGGCAAGGACGAGGTATCCACGCAGATGTCAAGaaagaaattgaaaagaaaGGGTTCAAGAGTCGAACCAAGGTATGGGCTGTTATTAACTCACTAAAGAACAATGGTGTTACACTCATCCTTGATGAttatgatgctgatgatgacAAAGATTATCGTGATCGTTCTTATGAGGGTCATCGTTAA